One window of Penaeus chinensis breed Huanghai No. 1 chromosome 1, ASM1920278v2, whole genome shotgun sequence genomic DNA carries:
- the LOC125026307 gene encoding carboxypeptidase B-like, with amino-acid sequence MRFLVVLASVLLAALARPSTHDYLHGAQVLRVLPETPAQVHYLQGLQNQDLYDFWTEPHGTGHPVDIMAQAFSVPVLKKTLEQIGLDFTVQVSDVALLLAKDREANQKARAASGKAMDWTSYHRYEEIEAWLEDLAATYPELCSVKDVGKSYEGRTMKLLTLGKGGADKPGIFIDGGIHAREWISPATVTYMLNELVTNSATYDDILSNVNFYIMPSINPDGYEFCHTDDRIWRKTRSENGSPFGCKGVDPNRNWGFHWNENGASNNPCSEIFAGPSAFSEIEMQNVRDQILAQSNLVVYLTFHSYSQLWLYPWGYTSALPDDWQDLDTLAHSAVDALTAVHGTIYDIGSSTNVLYAAAGGSDDWAKGEGGVKYAYTVELRDTGNYGFVLPPDQIIPTGEETFEALKVVANFVKDNY; translated from the exons AGCCCAAGTTCTCCGCGTGCTTCCCGAGACGCCCGCGCAGGTCCACTATTTGCAGGGTCTTCAGAATCAGGATCTCTATGACTTCTGGACTGAGCCCCATGGCACTG GTCACCCAGTCGACATCATGGCCCAGGCATTCAGCGTGCCAGTGCTGAAGAAGACCCTTGAACAGATCGGCCTTGATTTCACCGTTCAGGTCAGCGACGTAGCCCTTCTGTTGGCCAAGGACAGGGAGGCCAACCAAAAGGCCCGCGCTGCATCTGGAAAGGCCATGGACTGGACCTCATACCATCGCTATGAGGAG ATCGAAGCCTGGCTTGAGGATCTAGCAGCCACATACCCCGAACTGTGCTCAGTGAAAGACGTGGGAAAATCCTACGAGGGAAGGACCATGAAGCTGCTCACCTTGGGCAAAGGAGGAGCTGACAAGCCCGGGATTTTCATCgatggag GTATCCACGCCCGTGAATGGATCTCCCCTGCCACAGTGACCTACATGCTTAACGAACTGGTCACCAACAGCGCCACATACGATGATATTCTCTCCAATGTTAACTTCTACATCATGCCTTCCATTAACCCCGATGGCTACGAGTTCTGTCACACCGAC GATAGGATTTGGCGTAAGACTCGCTCTGAAAACGGCTCTCCCTTCGGCTGCAAGGGAGTCGACCCGAACAGGAACTGGGGCTTCCATTGGAATG aAAACGGAGCCTCTAACAACCCTTGTTCAGAAATCTTCGCCGGCCCCTCCGCGTTCTCAGAGATCGAGATGCAGAACGTCCGAGATCAGATCCTCGCTCAGTCGAACCTCGTGGTCTATCTGACTTTCCATTCCTACTCTCAGCTGTGGCTTTATCCCTGGGGCTACACTTCAGCTCTCCCCGATGACTGGCAGGACTTG GATACCTTGGCTCACTCGGCCGTGGATGCTCTTACAGCTGTACACGGAACTATCTACGATATCGGTTCCTCTACTAACGTCCTGT ACGCCGCAGCCGGAGGGTCAGACGACTGGGCCAAGGGCGAAGGCGGAGTCAAGTACGCCTATACAGTGGAGCTCCGTGACACAGGTAACTACGGCTTCGTCCTTCCTCCCGATCAGATCATTCCTACAGGCGAGGAGACGTTCGAAGCTCTCAAAGTGGTAGCGAACTTCGTTAAGGACAACTATTGA
- the LOC125039498 gene encoding uncharacterized protein K02A2.6-like: MLQPYWSFRDELSIEDGLVIKGSRVVIPASMQKLVLDRIHEGHQGITKCQLRAKDCVYWPSINKDIEDLVQQCSICQETSRSHTKETLIPHELPTRPWQYVGTDLFHYGGNYYLIIADYYSKFPVIRKMPMHVTSQAVIKGLKNLFSEYGVPEKVYSDNGRQYSSEEFATFASNWEFENITSSTHYPQSNGFIERTIQTVKNTIDKAKRSNKDPEMALLTLRTTPLDSKLPSPAELLIGRKMRSNLPLHLPTKEGQKQDVYENFKRKQDTQKQYYDRGAKDQPTLLAGQAVRVQDHITGRWTPATLVEKSQEPRSYIVETQDGGILRRNRRHIKHTPQPKHPLPDEHHAEESTGTTLNIDNEQDHVSKAPEVVPQEQESTCDGTRTRCGRTIKKPNRLNL; this comes from the coding sequence ATGCTGCAACCATACTGGTCCTTCAGAGATGAGCTATCTATTGAAGATGGACTAGTGATAAAAGGCAGCAGAGTCGTAATCCCAGCTTCCATGCAGAAACTTGTGCTTGACCGCATCCACGAAGGACACCAAGGCATCACGAAATGCCAACTTCGAGCCAAGGACTGTGTATACTGGCCTTCAATCAACAAGGACATTGAAGACCTAGTCCAGCAGTGTTCCATTTGCCAAGAAACGTCAAGGTCACATACAAAGGAAACCCTCATCCCGCATGAACTTCCTACACGACCATGGCAGTATGTCGGAACTGATCTTTTCCATTATGGAGGAAATTATTACCTGATTATAGCTGACTACTACTCAAAGTTTCCAGTTATCAGGAAAATGCCCATGCATGTCACAAGCCAAGCTGTGATCAAGGGATTGAAGAACTTGTTTTCTGAGTACGGAGTTCCTGAAAAAGTATATAGTGATAATGGACGCCAATATAGCTCAGAAGAATTTGCAACGTTCGCTTCGAACTGGGAGTTTGAAAATATAACAAGTTCAACCCACTATCCTCAGTCAAATGGATTCATTGAAAGAACTATCCAGACTGTTAAAAACACCATCGACAAGGCAAAAAGAAGCAACAAGGATCCGGAAATGGCACTATTAACCCTACGTACCACACCACTGGATAGCAAGTTGCCAAGCCCAGCAGAACTTCTGatcgggaggaagatgaggagtaacCTACCCCTTCACCTGCCTACAAAGGAAGGGCAAAAGCAAGATGTCTATGAAAACTTCAAGAGGAAGCAAGACACACAGAAGCAGTATTACGACCGAGGAGCAAAAGACCAGCCAACACTCCTAGCAGGCCAAGCTGTTCGAGTTCAAGACCACATTACTGGAAGATGGACACCCGCTACATTGGTGGAGAAATCCCAAGAACCTCGATCATACATAGTTGAAACACAAGATGGAGGTATCTTACGAAGAAACAGACGACACATCAAGCACACGCCACAACCCAAGCATCCACTTCCAGATGAACACCATGCAGAAGAGTCTACTGGAACCACATTGAATATAGATAACGAGCAAGATCATGTAAGCAAGGCTCCTGAAGTAGTGCCTCAAGAACAAGAATCAACTTGCGATGGCACAAGAACAAGATGTGGCCGTACCATCAAGAAGCCTAATAGACTGAACTTATAA
- the LOC125026445 gene encoding uncharacterized protein LOC125026445 isoform X1 has product MCSLFLIFLSVSGVLVEGAPGDTTHFPDDLFNLDDYEEIYYDGMYDDYDYNYDLDGDHNEGDNQDIANLVPSVNATSQPTVPDSQPPPVTVDSEHSAASPGQEASNDSQPTDNEELDDILSKLLFFGPQPVPTESQSQFRGDLPPSLDSEEDVSDSGDLQFNLPLDDHSQHNVSDPAEGGQLEESTQEESLGGTGTMPPVFLSLPVVEGEIEDSGSLNITDETDYGDDDGDTEAAPEFTTGVETTPSLTNLVTVQTPVPQTMNSWTWFYIILSGKCLRVNFNDDDLISDFIASFSSLLLYDREYIVVDSMSCSNDEMTVNMSVDSNIYPNCENDLGTLLSHRNIRIKLHNTSFYMESFETKRSLIFETKPEKKEDKPDILLFTLIAVGISLLCLLIAGLVYAVYQCTRAKTPPSDPVKYAPESPRSLRPKFETEQGIKASEKRPRGVNMYRSYSDLSAPDLYSHLGSFDSTGSARSEMSAVPTAHLKISLEKKKKKDKKKKKKKKKDYDDSGLSDIAGYEEMWTESLTETSEEFMTIRNLNPKASTFKAEIKESEKDSLDPLLRNIHDNTSQEKDNKSVPPIDSTESSTNCPSPSVVKKDVLKSLDDLISSSNPDINSYSAYSATYSNTTINISSASSAIFSTTNTSSYAPTDSSPMTYTSTNTSSFGTTEGKPSSSATSASAENLCLTRITFMEMCVWPHQTELLLSSNKNSPTGNPPCS; this is encoded by the exons ATGTgttcccttttcctcatcttcctttcggTCTCAG GTGTGCTGGTGGAAGGTGCCCCTGGTGACACCACTCATTTCCCGGATGATTTATTCAACTTGGATGACTACGAGGAAATTTATTATGACGGAATGtatgatgactatgattataattatgacctggatggtgatcataatgaagGGGATAATCAG GATATCGCCAACTTGGTTCCATCTGTGAATGCAACGTCACAGCCAACCGTCCCTGACAGCCAGCCACCTCCTGTCACGGTTGACTCCGAACACAGCGCAGCTTCTCCTGGACAAGAGGCTTCTAATGACTCCCAGCCTACCGACAACGAGGAACTTGATGATATCCTTTCGAAGCTGTTATTCTTTGGGCCTCAACCTGTTCCTACGGAGTCACAAAGTCAGTTCCGCGGAGACCTACCTCCTTCTTTGGACTCCGAGGAAGATGTGAGCGACTCTGGCGACCTACAGTTTAATCTCCCGTTGGATGATCATTCTCAGCATAATGTTAGTGATCCAGCAGAAGGAGGTCAGCTGGAAGAAAGTACGCAGGAGGAAAGTCTGGGTGGTACTGGGACTATGCCACCTGTATTCCTCTCGTTACCTGTTGTGGAAGGAGAGATTGAGGACTCCGGGTCCCTGAACATAACTGATGAGACGgattatggtgatgacgatggcgatacgGAGGCAGCACCGGAATTCACTACAGGTGTAGAAACAACCCCAAGCTTAACCAATCTGGTCACAGTGCAAACGCCAGTGCCTCAAACCATGAACAGTTGGACTTGGTTCTACATCATTCTGTCTGGCAAGTGCCTACGTGTAAATTTTAACGATGATGATCTTATTTCTGATTTCATAGCCTCATTCTCTTCACTCCTACTTTACGACAGGGAATATATAGTTGTTGATTCTATGTCTTGTTCAAACGACGAAATGACAGTGAACATGTCAGTTGATTCGAATATCTATCCCAACTGCGAGAATGACCTGGGGACACTGCTCTCTCACAGGAACATCAGGATCAAGCTTCACAACACTTCTTTTTACATGGAATCCTTCGAGACAAAAAGGTCGCTAATCTTTGAGACGAAACcggagaaaaaagaggataaacCAGACATTCTCCTCTTCACTCTTATAGCTGTTGGCATCTCGCTACTCTGCCTCTTGATCGCTGGTTTGGTCTACGCAGTGTACCAGTGTACCAGGGCTAAGACTCCTCCATCTGACCCGGTCAAGTACGCGCCGGAATCACCTCGTAGTTTGAGACCGAAGTTCGAGACGGAGCAAGGGATCAAGGCATCTGAGAAGCGTCCTCGCGGGGTCAATATGTACAGAAGTTACAGTGACCTTAGTGCTCCTGACCTCTACAGTCACCTTGGGTCTTTTGATTCGACCGGGAGCGCTAGGAGCGAAATGTCGGCGGTGCCCACAGCCCATCTAAAGATTTcactggaaaagaagaaaaagaaagataagaagaagaagaagaagaagaagaaggattacGATGATAGTGGACTCAGCGACATTGCGGGTTACGAGGAAATGTGGACGGAGAGTCTGACGGAGACCAGCGAGGAGTTCATGACGATCCGGAACCTCAATCCCAAGGCTTCGACGTTCAAGGCGGAGATCAAGGAATCGGAGAAGGACAGCCTGGACCCCCTCCTGAGAAACATACACGACAACACCTCTCAGGAGAAAGATAACAAGTCAGTGCCCCCCATCGACAGCACCGAGTCGTCAACCAACTGTCCATCCCCTTCAGTAGTCAAGAAAGATGTCCTCAAGAGCTTGGACGACCTTATCTCCAGTAGCAACCCCGACATCAATTCCTACAGTGCTTATTCCGCCACATACTCCAACACGACCATCAACATCTCCAGTGCTTCGTCGGCTATTTTCTCCACGACGAACACCTCTTCATACGCTCCTACGGACTCCTCCCCCATGAcctacacatccacaaacacctcCTCCTTCGGCACGACGGAAGGAAAGCCCTCTTCTTCAGCAACCAGCGCCTCTGCGGAGAACCTTTGTCTAACACGCATAACGTTCATGG agatgtGTGTGTGGCCTCATCAGACGGAACTTCTCTTGTCCTCCAACAAAAACTCTCCCACTG gGAATCCTCCGTGTTCCTGA
- the LOC125026445 gene encoding uncharacterized protein LOC125026445 isoform X3: MCSLFLIFLSVSGVLVEGAPGDTTHFPDDLFNLDDYEEIYYDGMYDDYDYNYDLDGDHNEGDNQDIANLVPSVNATSQPTVPDSQPPPVTVDSEHSAASPGQEASNDSQPTDNEELDDILSKLLFFGPQPVPTESQSQFRGDLPPSLDSEEDVSDSGDLQFNLPLDDHSQHNVSDPAEGGQLEESTQEESLGGTGTMPPVFLSLPVVEGEIEDSGSLNITDETDYGDDDGDTEAAPEFTTGVETTPSLTNLVTVQTPVPQTMNSWTWFYIILSGKCLRVNFNDDDLISDFIASFSSLLLYDREYIVVDSMSCSNDEMTVNMSVDSNIYPNCENDLGTLLSHRNIRIKLHNTSFYMESFETKRSLIFETKPEKKEDKPDILLFTLIAVGISLLCLLIAGLVYAVYQCTRAKTPPSDPVKYAPESPRSLRPKFETEQGIKASEKRPRGVNMYRSYSDLSAPDLYSHLGSFDSTGSARSEMSAVPTAHLKISLEKKKKKDKKKKKKKKKDYDDSGLSDIAGYEEMWTESLTETSEEFMTIRNLNPKASTFKAEIKESEKDSLDPLLRNIHDNTSQEKDNKSVPPIDSTESSTNCPSPSVVKKDVLKSLDDLISSSNPDINSYSAYSATYSNTTINISSASSAIFSTTNTSSYAPTDSSPMTYTSTNTSSFGTTEGKPSSSATSASAENLCLTRITFMGNPPCS, from the exons ATGTgttcccttttcctcatcttcctttcggTCTCAG GTGTGCTGGTGGAAGGTGCCCCTGGTGACACCACTCATTTCCCGGATGATTTATTCAACTTGGATGACTACGAGGAAATTTATTATGACGGAATGtatgatgactatgattataattatgacctggatggtgatcataatgaagGGGATAATCAG GATATCGCCAACTTGGTTCCATCTGTGAATGCAACGTCACAGCCAACCGTCCCTGACAGCCAGCCACCTCCTGTCACGGTTGACTCCGAACACAGCGCAGCTTCTCCTGGACAAGAGGCTTCTAATGACTCCCAGCCTACCGACAACGAGGAACTTGATGATATCCTTTCGAAGCTGTTATTCTTTGGGCCTCAACCTGTTCCTACGGAGTCACAAAGTCAGTTCCGCGGAGACCTACCTCCTTCTTTGGACTCCGAGGAAGATGTGAGCGACTCTGGCGACCTACAGTTTAATCTCCCGTTGGATGATCATTCTCAGCATAATGTTAGTGATCCAGCAGAAGGAGGTCAGCTGGAAGAAAGTACGCAGGAGGAAAGTCTGGGTGGTACTGGGACTATGCCACCTGTATTCCTCTCGTTACCTGTTGTGGAAGGAGAGATTGAGGACTCCGGGTCCCTGAACATAACTGATGAGACGgattatggtgatgacgatggcgatacgGAGGCAGCACCGGAATTCACTACAGGTGTAGAAACAACCCCAAGCTTAACCAATCTGGTCACAGTGCAAACGCCAGTGCCTCAAACCATGAACAGTTGGACTTGGTTCTACATCATTCTGTCTGGCAAGTGCCTACGTGTAAATTTTAACGATGATGATCTTATTTCTGATTTCATAGCCTCATTCTCTTCACTCCTACTTTACGACAGGGAATATATAGTTGTTGATTCTATGTCTTGTTCAAACGACGAAATGACAGTGAACATGTCAGTTGATTCGAATATCTATCCCAACTGCGAGAATGACCTGGGGACACTGCTCTCTCACAGGAACATCAGGATCAAGCTTCACAACACTTCTTTTTACATGGAATCCTTCGAGACAAAAAGGTCGCTAATCTTTGAGACGAAACcggagaaaaaagaggataaacCAGACATTCTCCTCTTCACTCTTATAGCTGTTGGCATCTCGCTACTCTGCCTCTTGATCGCTGGTTTGGTCTACGCAGTGTACCAGTGTACCAGGGCTAAGACTCCTCCATCTGACCCGGTCAAGTACGCGCCGGAATCACCTCGTAGTTTGAGACCGAAGTTCGAGACGGAGCAAGGGATCAAGGCATCTGAGAAGCGTCCTCGCGGGGTCAATATGTACAGAAGTTACAGTGACCTTAGTGCTCCTGACCTCTACAGTCACCTTGGGTCTTTTGATTCGACCGGGAGCGCTAGGAGCGAAATGTCGGCGGTGCCCACAGCCCATCTAAAGATTTcactggaaaagaagaaaaagaaagataagaagaagaagaagaagaagaagaaggattacGATGATAGTGGACTCAGCGACATTGCGGGTTACGAGGAAATGTGGACGGAGAGTCTGACGGAGACCAGCGAGGAGTTCATGACGATCCGGAACCTCAATCCCAAGGCTTCGACGTTCAAGGCGGAGATCAAGGAATCGGAGAAGGACAGCCTGGACCCCCTCCTGAGAAACATACACGACAACACCTCTCAGGAGAAAGATAACAAGTCAGTGCCCCCCATCGACAGCACCGAGTCGTCAACCAACTGTCCATCCCCTTCAGTAGTCAAGAAAGATGTCCTCAAGAGCTTGGACGACCTTATCTCCAGTAGCAACCCCGACATCAATTCCTACAGTGCTTATTCCGCCACATACTCCAACACGACCATCAACATCTCCAGTGCTTCGTCGGCTATTTTCTCCACGACGAACACCTCTTCATACGCTCCTACGGACTCCTCCCCCATGAcctacacatccacaaacacctcCTCCTTCGGCACGACGGAAGGAAAGCCCTCTTCTTCAGCAACCAGCGCCTCTGCGGAGAACCTTTGTCTAACACGCATAACGTTCATGG gGAATCCTCCGTGTTCCTGA
- the LOC125026445 gene encoding uncharacterized protein LOC125026445 isoform X2, which yields MCSLFLIFLSVSGVLVEGAPGDTTHFPDDLFNLDDYEEIYYDGMYDDYDYNYDLDGDHNEGDNQDIANLVPSVNATSQPTVPDSQPPPVTVDSEHSAASPGQEASNDSQPTDNEELDDILSKLLFFGPQPVPTESQSQFRGDLPPSLDSEEDVSDSGDLQFNLPLDDHSQHNVSDPAEGGQLEESTQEESLGGTGTMPPVFLSLPVVEGEIEDSGSLNITDETDYGDDDGDTEAAPEFTTGVETTPSLTNLVTVQTPVPQTMNSWTWFYIILSGKCLRVNFNDDDLISDFIASFSSLLLYDREYIVVDSMSCSNDEMTVNMSVDSNIYPNCENDLGTLLSHRNIRIKLHNTSFYMESFETKRSLIFETKPEKKEDKPDILLFTLIAVGISLLCLLIAGLVYAVYQCTRAKTPPSDPVKYAPESPRSLRPKFETEQGIKASEKRPRGVNMYRSYSDLSAPDLYSHLGSFDSTGSARSEMSAVPTAHLKISLEKKKKKDKKKKKKKKKDYDDSGLSDIAGYEEMWTESLTETSEEFMTIRNLNPKASTFKAEIKESEKDSLDPLLRNIHDNTSQEKDNKSVPPIDSTESSTNCPSPSVVKKDVLKSLDDLISSSNPDINSYSAYSATYSNTTINISSASSAIFSTTNTSSYAPTDSSPMTYTSTNTSSFGTTEGKPSSSATSASAENLCLTRITFMEMCVWPHQTELLLSSNKNSPTGMSQK from the exons ATGTgttcccttttcctcatcttcctttcggTCTCAG GTGTGCTGGTGGAAGGTGCCCCTGGTGACACCACTCATTTCCCGGATGATTTATTCAACTTGGATGACTACGAGGAAATTTATTATGACGGAATGtatgatgactatgattataattatgacctggatggtgatcataatgaagGGGATAATCAG GATATCGCCAACTTGGTTCCATCTGTGAATGCAACGTCACAGCCAACCGTCCCTGACAGCCAGCCACCTCCTGTCACGGTTGACTCCGAACACAGCGCAGCTTCTCCTGGACAAGAGGCTTCTAATGACTCCCAGCCTACCGACAACGAGGAACTTGATGATATCCTTTCGAAGCTGTTATTCTTTGGGCCTCAACCTGTTCCTACGGAGTCACAAAGTCAGTTCCGCGGAGACCTACCTCCTTCTTTGGACTCCGAGGAAGATGTGAGCGACTCTGGCGACCTACAGTTTAATCTCCCGTTGGATGATCATTCTCAGCATAATGTTAGTGATCCAGCAGAAGGAGGTCAGCTGGAAGAAAGTACGCAGGAGGAAAGTCTGGGTGGTACTGGGACTATGCCACCTGTATTCCTCTCGTTACCTGTTGTGGAAGGAGAGATTGAGGACTCCGGGTCCCTGAACATAACTGATGAGACGgattatggtgatgacgatggcgatacgGAGGCAGCACCGGAATTCACTACAGGTGTAGAAACAACCCCAAGCTTAACCAATCTGGTCACAGTGCAAACGCCAGTGCCTCAAACCATGAACAGTTGGACTTGGTTCTACATCATTCTGTCTGGCAAGTGCCTACGTGTAAATTTTAACGATGATGATCTTATTTCTGATTTCATAGCCTCATTCTCTTCACTCCTACTTTACGACAGGGAATATATAGTTGTTGATTCTATGTCTTGTTCAAACGACGAAATGACAGTGAACATGTCAGTTGATTCGAATATCTATCCCAACTGCGAGAATGACCTGGGGACACTGCTCTCTCACAGGAACATCAGGATCAAGCTTCACAACACTTCTTTTTACATGGAATCCTTCGAGACAAAAAGGTCGCTAATCTTTGAGACGAAACcggagaaaaaagaggataaacCAGACATTCTCCTCTTCACTCTTATAGCTGTTGGCATCTCGCTACTCTGCCTCTTGATCGCTGGTTTGGTCTACGCAGTGTACCAGTGTACCAGGGCTAAGACTCCTCCATCTGACCCGGTCAAGTACGCGCCGGAATCACCTCGTAGTTTGAGACCGAAGTTCGAGACGGAGCAAGGGATCAAGGCATCTGAGAAGCGTCCTCGCGGGGTCAATATGTACAGAAGTTACAGTGACCTTAGTGCTCCTGACCTCTACAGTCACCTTGGGTCTTTTGATTCGACCGGGAGCGCTAGGAGCGAAATGTCGGCGGTGCCCACAGCCCATCTAAAGATTTcactggaaaagaagaaaaagaaagataagaagaagaagaagaagaagaagaaggattacGATGATAGTGGACTCAGCGACATTGCGGGTTACGAGGAAATGTGGACGGAGAGTCTGACGGAGACCAGCGAGGAGTTCATGACGATCCGGAACCTCAATCCCAAGGCTTCGACGTTCAAGGCGGAGATCAAGGAATCGGAGAAGGACAGCCTGGACCCCCTCCTGAGAAACATACACGACAACACCTCTCAGGAGAAAGATAACAAGTCAGTGCCCCCCATCGACAGCACCGAGTCGTCAACCAACTGTCCATCCCCTTCAGTAGTCAAGAAAGATGTCCTCAAGAGCTTGGACGACCTTATCTCCAGTAGCAACCCCGACATCAATTCCTACAGTGCTTATTCCGCCACATACTCCAACACGACCATCAACATCTCCAGTGCTTCGTCGGCTATTTTCTCCACGACGAACACCTCTTCATACGCTCCTACGGACTCCTCCCCCATGAcctacacatccacaaacacctcCTCCTTCGGCACGACGGAAGGAAAGCCCTCTTCTTCAGCAACCAGCGCCTCTGCGGAGAACCTTTGTCTAACACGCATAACGTTCATGG agatgtGTGTGTGGCCTCATCAGACGGAACTTCTCTTGTCCTCCAACAAAAACTCTCCCACTGGTATGTCtcagaaatag